One genomic window of Arachis stenosperma cultivar V10309 chromosome 10, arast.V10309.gnm1.PFL2, whole genome shotgun sequence includes the following:
- the LOC130955560 gene encoding protein trichome birefringence-like 38: protein MDLRVHYSSLLVLCVLLFQILVLVQQAKATKFQNVSGIRRLRGRKSVVGGSGGCNLFIGSWVIDPSFPLYDSSSCPFIDPEFDCQKYGRPDKQYLKYAWKPDSCSLPRFDGLDFLNRWRGKKIMFVGDSLSLNMWESLSCMIHASVPNTQTTFLRKEALSTVIFQDYGVTIQLYRTPYLVDIVKENVGRVLTLDSIVAGNAWQGMDMLVFNSWHWWTHTGKSQGWDYIRDGPNLVKDMDRLEAYTKGMTTWARWVDQNVDPTKTKVFFQGISPTHYQGKEWNEPKKSCSGELEPLSGSTYPAGLPPATNIVTKILKNMNSPVYLLDITLLSQLRKDAHPSAYSGDHAGNDCSHWCLPGLPDTWNQLLYAALSM from the exons ATGGATTTGAGGGTCCATTATTCTTCATTGTTGGTGTTGTGTGTATTGTTGTTCCAAATACTTGTGCTTGTGCAGCAAGCAAAAGCAACAAAGTTCCAGAATGTGAGTGGGATAAGAAGACTAAGAGGGAGAAAATCAGTGGTAGGTGGTAGCGGTGGGTGCAACTTGTTCATAGGAAGTTGGGTGATAGACCCATCATTCCCACTCTATGACTCATCAAGCTGCCCCTTCATTGATCCTGAGTTTGATTGCCAGAAATATGGTAGACCTGATAAGCAGTACCTCAAATATGCTTGGAAGCCTGATTCTTGTTCCTTACCAAG GTTCGATGGGTTAGATTTTTTGAATAGATGGAGGGGTAAGAAGATAATGTTTGTGGGAGATTCACTGAGCTTGAACATGTGGGAATCACTCTCCTGTATGATTCACGCGTCGGTGCCCAATACCCAGACCACCTTTTTGAGGAAAGAAGCACTCTCCACTGTCATCTTCCAG GACTACGGAGTAACCATACAGCTATACCGCACCCCATATTTGGTAGACATTGTTAAAGAAAACGTTGGGCGGGTTCTCACATTAGACTCCATTGTTGCTGGGAATGCATGGCAAGGAATGGACATGTTGGTTTTCAATTCCTGGCATTGGTGGACCCACACTGGAAAATCTCAAGG ATGGGACTATATCAGAGATGGTCCCAATCTAGTTAAGGACATGGACCGTTTGGAGGCATACACTAAGGGTATGACCACTTGGGCTAGATGGGTTGATCAAAATGTTGATCCTACAAAAACTAAAGTCTTCTTTCAAGGCATTTCTCCCACTCACTATCA AGGCAAGGAATGGAATGAACCAAAGAAAAGCTGTAGTGGTGAACTTGAACCATTGTCAGGGTCAACATATCCAGCAGGACTACCTCCTGCAACCAACATAGTGACCAAAATACTCAAGAACATGAATTCTCCGGTTTATCTACTTGACATCACACTCCTCTCTCAGCTCAGAAAAGATGCACACCCTTCTGCTTATAGTGGAGATCATGCAGGCAATGATTGCAGCCATTGGTGCCTCCCAGGGTTGCCTGATACATGGAACCAGCTCCTATATGCAGCACTCAGCATGTGA